In Gemmatimonadota bacterium, the following proteins share a genomic window:
- a CDS encoding aminotransferase class III-fold pyridoxal phosphate-dependent enzyme has translation MTMLETTYRQAFGQSAALYERALERFPNGVTHDGRFMRPFPVYIDRAQGSRKWSVEGREIIDYWMGHGSLILGHSHPVIVEAIAEQAARGTHYGACHELEIEWADMIRQLMPSAETVRFVSSGTEATLMAIRLARTFTGRRKVIKFRGHYHGWHDQVLDGVGPGNRQPMPGVLREVFDTLISLPEVNLDRVADILRRDNDVACLILEPTGAMFGGVELSDDIVPGLRELTERYGVIFVMDEVVTGFRCAPGGAQEYYGVRPDLSTLAKIVAAGLNGGALVGRADILELLELRDDAEWQTDKKMLHYGTFNANPLSAAAGIAMLRRIADGRDIAVANERAAELRKRMSEVLAANGLDDWRVYGSFSGFKILSAGTATADRRGDADMLHAIRQALLLNGVDCMGVDGLTSSVHTTEDVERTTEAFDGAISLLKRDGIIP, from the coding sequence ATGACCATGCTCGAAACAACTTATCGGCAGGCCTTCGGCCAGTCGGCCGCGCTGTATGAGCGCGCGCTCGAGCGGTTCCCCAACGGGGTGACCCACGACGGCCGGTTCATGCGCCCCTTTCCGGTGTACATCGACCGAGCCCAGGGGTCGCGCAAGTGGTCGGTGGAGGGCCGGGAGATCATCGACTACTGGATGGGGCACGGATCCCTGATCCTGGGTCACAGTCATCCGGTGATCGTCGAGGCGATCGCGGAACAGGCGGCCCGGGGCACCCATTACGGCGCCTGCCACGAACTCGAGATCGAATGGGCGGACATGATCCGGCAGCTCATGCCCTCCGCGGAGACGGTCCGCTTCGTTTCTTCCGGCACGGAAGCCACGCTCATGGCCATCCGGCTGGCGCGGACCTTCACGGGACGGCGCAAGGTCATCAAGTTCCGGGGGCATTACCACGGCTGGCACGACCAGGTGCTGGACGGGGTCGGACCGGGGAACAGACAGCCCATGCCGGGCGTGCTGCGGGAGGTGTTCGATACACTGATCAGCCTGCCGGAGGTCAACCTGGACCGCGTGGCGGACATCCTCAGGCGCGACAACGACGTCGCTTGTCTCATCCTGGAGCCGACGGGTGCCATGTTCGGCGGCGTCGAGCTGTCCGACGACATCGTCCCGGGTCTGCGGGAGCTCACCGAGCGGTACGGCGTGATCTTCGTCATGGACGAGGTGGTCACGGGGTTCCGTTGCGCGCCGGGCGGCGCGCAGGAGTATTACGGGGTCCGGCCGGACCTGAGCACGCTGGCCAAGATCGTGGCCGCGGGCCTGAACGGCGGCGCCCTGGTGGGTCGCGCAGACATCCTGGAACTGCTGGAACTTCGGGACGACGCGGAGTGGCAGACCGACAAGAAGATGCTGCACTACGGGACCTTCAACGCGAACCCCCTATCCGCGGCTGCGGGCATCGCCATGCTCAGGCGCATCGCCGATGGCCGCGATATCGCCGTGGCCAACGAACGGGCGGCGGAACTGCGTAAGCGCATGTCGGAGGTGCTGGCCGCCAACGGGCTGGATGACTGGCGGGTCTACGGCTCCTTCTCCGGGTTCAAGATCCTGTCGGCGGGAACGGCCACCGCGGACCGCCGGGGCGACGCGGACATGCTGCACGCCATACGCCAGGCTTTGCTCTTGAACGGCGTGGACTGCATGGGGGTCGACGGTCTTACTTCTTCGGTCCATACCACCGAGGACGTGGAACGTACGACAGAGGCCTTTGACGGCGCGATTTCGCTACTTAAGCGGGACGGGATAATCCCTTGA
- a CDS encoding thiol peroxidase codes for MATERAGAATFQGNGLTLVGDEVKVGDAAPDFSVLADDLSAVTLASYAGKVKVICLVPSLDTPVCDTEIRRFNQEASGLGDNIAVLAVSADLPFAQKRWCGDAGADNVTALSDHRETSLGVAYGAVIKELRLLSRAVFVIDASDTVRYVQYVTEITEEPDYDAALAAARAAV; via the coding sequence ATGGCGACTGAAAGAGCCGGTGCGGCGACCTTTCAAGGCAATGGTTTGACCCTGGTGGGCGACGAGGTGAAGGTGGGAGACGCGGCGCCGGACTTTTCGGTGCTGGCTGACGACCTTTCCGCCGTCACGCTGGCGAGTTACGCAGGCAAGGTGAAGGTCATCTGTCTCGTGCCGTCCCTCGACACCCCGGTCTGCGACACCGAAATCCGCCGGTTCAACCAGGAAGCCTCGGGGCTGGGTGACAACATCGCGGTGCTGGCGGTGAGCGCGGACTTGCCCTTCGCCCAGAAACGCTGGTGCGGCGATGCGGGTGCCGACAACGTGACGGCACTGTCCGACCACCGCGAAACTTCCCTGGGCGTGGCCTACGGCGCCGTGATCAAGGAACTGCGCCTGCTGTCGCGCGCCGTCTTCGTCATCGACGCTTCCGACACCGTGCGGTACGTGCAGTACGTGACGGAAATCACCGAGGAACCGGATTACGACGCCGCCCTGGCGGCCGCCCGCGCTGCCGTCTAA
- a CDS encoding metal-dependent hydrolase, which produces MAELTYHAHASYSLSDGRHDLLFDPFITGNPLATISADDLNPDYILLTHGHGDHIGDAVPIARRSGATIIASYELANYCEAQGAETHDLGIGGSYTFPFGRVKLTQATHSSSITTDDGTIVYLGNPAGIIVRFDGKTIYNTGDTGLFGDMALIGRLEKPDVVIMPIGDNYTMGIDDAVEAVRMIGAGTVIPVHYNTFPVIEQDPNEFADKVGDLARCVVLNPGESVRL; this is translated from the coding sequence ATGGCCGAACTCACCTATCACGCCCACGCCAGTTACTCGCTGTCGGACGGCCGCCACGACCTGCTTTTCGATCCCTTCATCACGGGCAATCCACTGGCGACGATTTCAGCGGACGACCTGAATCCCGACTACATCCTGCTGACCCACGGGCACGGCGACCATATCGGCGACGCGGTGCCCATCGCCCGGCGCAGCGGGGCGACGATCATCGCCTCCTACGAACTCGCCAATTACTGCGAGGCCCAGGGCGCCGAGACGCACGACCTTGGGATCGGCGGTTCGTACACCTTTCCCTTCGGGCGGGTCAAGCTCACGCAGGCGACCCACAGTTCGTCGATCACCACGGACGACGGGACCATTGTGTACCTGGGCAATCCGGCGGGTATCATCGTGCGTTTCGACGGGAAGACGATCTACAACACGGGCGACACGGGGCTCTTCGGCGACATGGCACTGATCGGCCGCCTGGAGAAGCCGGACGTGGTGATCATGCCCATCGGGGACAACTACACCATGGGGATCGACGACGCCGTGGAGGCGGTGAGGATGATCGGCGCCGGCACCGTGATCCCGGTCCATTACAATACCTTCCCGGTGATCGAGCAGGACCCGAACGAATTCGCCGACAAGGTGGGCGACCTGGCCCGCTGCGTCGTGCTGAATCCGGGCGAGTCGGTCCGGTTGTAG
- a CDS encoding class I SAM-dependent methyltransferase: MPTSDWPELAEDAQNRWNLNAGFWDDYMGEHSNDFHNLLVRPAMDRLLAVEAGDEVLDIACGNGNFSRFLAGLGARVTAIDGSAGMIEKARNRSEGHGTGASENETAGEIDYRVIDVTDTQELVALGTNCFDAAVSNMAVMDMAEIGPMLGAVHGLLKPGGVFVFSLTHPCFQAPYAVRYAEQVDQDGRMIQKVGIKIDRYLTPQPFEGLAIVGQPVPNLIFHRPLSALLAMCFEAGFVLDGLEERAFDESVEADRELSWANFRETPPMMAVRLRRMD, encoded by the coding sequence ATGCCCACGTCAGACTGGCCGGAACTAGCCGAAGACGCGCAGAATAGATGGAACCTGAACGCCGGGTTCTGGGACGACTACATGGGCGAACACAGCAACGATTTCCACAACCTGCTGGTGCGGCCCGCCATGGATCGGCTGCTGGCCGTTGAAGCCGGGGACGAAGTGCTGGATATTGCTTGCGGGAACGGGAACTTCTCGCGTTTTCTCGCCGGGCTGGGCGCCCGGGTCACGGCGATCGACGGAAGCGCCGGGATGATCGAAAAGGCGCGGAATCGTTCGGAAGGCCATGGGACCGGCGCATCAGAAAACGAAACCGCGGGCGAAATCGACTACCGCGTGATCGATGTGACGGATACACAGGAGTTGGTGGCACTGGGGACGAATTGTTTTGATGCGGCCGTGTCGAACATGGCCGTCATGGACATGGCCGAGATCGGACCGATGTTAGGCGCCGTTCACGGCCTTCTCAAACCTGGCGGCGTTTTTGTCTTCAGTCTCACGCACCCGTGTTTCCAGGCGCCGTACGCCGTTCGGTATGCGGAACAGGTGGACCAGGATGGGAGAATGATTCAGAAAGTCGGAATCAAGATCGACCGCTATCTGACGCCGCAGCCCTTCGAGGGACTGGCCATCGTGGGTCAGCCCGTGCCCAACTTGATCTTTCACCGGCCCCTGTCCGCACTGCTGGCCATGTGCTTCGAAGCGGGGTTCGTGCTGGACGGCCTGGAGGAACGCGCCTTCGACGAAAGCGTGGAAGCCGACCGCGAGTTGTCCTGGGCGAACTTCAGGGAAACACCGCCCATGATGGCCGTGCGGCTACGGCGGATGGACTGA
- a CDS encoding ammonium transporter: MSLSGILRITACLALAVPGAAIAQEEAAAPAAVLNSGDTAWMLVSCALVLLMLPGLAMFYGGLTRTRNVLGTMMHSFAAMGIMGVQWTIFGFALAFGASSIIPGVLGWSTDYFLLGGVDPGTLWDGTNIPTYLFAMFQGMFAIITPALIAGAIAERVKFGAYCLLILLWGFVVYEPLCYMVWNADGMLFKDGAIDFAGGTVVHISSGVAGLVAAMVLGPRLGYPSRAMKPNNLTMTLIGAGLLWIGWFGFNAGSAVSAGETAVQALTVTQISAAAGAVGWIVTELIHHGRASSLGIVSGILAGLVAITPAAGSVTPAWALVFGFGAAVVCFLMVQLKGKLGYDDTLDVFAIHGIGGMFGALLVGLVATDVGGWSQFLIQIKGVVIAIALSAVGTGVLVWLIDRTIGLRATDEDQLVGLDHSQHGEDGYGLTHL; encoded by the coding sequence ATGTCCCTTAGCGGCATATTACGTATCACCGCGTGCCTGGCGCTTGCCGTTCCCGGCGCGGCCATCGCGCAGGAAGAGGCGGCGGCCCCGGCGGCCGTGCTGAACTCCGGAGACACCGCCTGGATGCTCGTCAGCTGCGCCCTGGTGCTGCTCATGCTGCCCGGCCTGGCCATGTTCTACGGCGGGCTCACGCGCACCCGGAACGTGCTGGGCACCATGATGCACAGTTTCGCGGCCATGGGCATCATGGGCGTGCAGTGGACGATCTTCGGATTCGCCCTGGCCTTCGGCGCGAGCTCGATCATACCGGGCGTCCTCGGCTGGAGCACCGACTACTTCCTGCTGGGCGGCGTCGATCCCGGAACCCTGTGGGACGGGACGAACATACCGACGTACCTGTTCGCCATGTTCCAGGGCATGTTCGCCATCATCACCCCCGCCCTGATCGCCGGGGCCATCGCCGAACGCGTGAAGTTCGGCGCCTACTGCCTGCTGATCCTGCTCTGGGGATTCGTGGTGTACGAACCCCTGTGCTACATGGTGTGGAACGCGGACGGCATGCTCTTCAAGGACGGCGCCATTGACTTCGCCGGCGGCACGGTGGTGCACATATCTTCCGGCGTGGCGGGCCTGGTGGCCGCTATGGTGCTCGGTCCCCGTCTCGGCTATCCCTCCCGGGCCATGAAGCCCAACAACCTGACCATGACCCTCATCGGCGCGGGCCTGCTCTGGATCGGCTGGTTCGGCTTCAACGCCGGTTCCGCCGTGTCCGCGGGTGAAACAGCCGTCCAGGCCCTGACGGTGACCCAGATCTCCGCCGCAGCGGGGGCTGTAGGCTGGATCGTCACGGAACTGATCCACCACGGCAGGGCCTCGAGCCTCGGTATCGTCTCCGGCATCCTGGCCGGCCTGGTCGCCATCACGCCGGCCGCGGGCAGCGTAACCCCGGCCTGGGCCCTGGTCTTCGGATTCGGCGCGGCCGTGGTCTGCTTCCTTATGGTGCAGCTCAAGGGCAAGCTGGGGTACGACGATACGCTCGACGTCTTCGCCATCCACGGCATCGGCGGCATGTTCGGCGCCCTGCTCGTCGGTCTGGTTGCCACAGACGTCGGCGGGTGGTCTCAGTTCCTGATCCAGATCAAGGGCGTGGTCATCGCCATCGCGCTGTCGGCCGTCGGTACGGGCGTCCTCGTGTGGTTGATCGATCGGACGATCGGGCTCCGCGCCACGGACGAGGATCAGCTGGTCGGCCTGGACCACTCCCAGCACGGGGAGGACGGTTACGGACTGACGCACCTGTAG
- a CDS encoding P-II family nitrogen regulator has product MKLIVAIIRPEKLDDVRNALDEKGIPGMTLSRVSGHGRTAHRTGLYRGQEIDIPLAAKIRMEIAVTNDQKDEIVDVIWKAARSGGDRTGDGKIFVVPVEESVRISSGERGEDAV; this is encoded by the coding sequence ATGAAACTAATCGTAGCCATCATCAGACCGGAGAAGCTCGACGACGTCCGGAACGCGCTCGACGAGAAAGGCATCCCCGGCATGACCCTGTCCAGGGTGTCGGGGCATGGCCGCACCGCCCATCGCACGGGGCTTTACCGGGGACAGGAGATCGACATCCCCCTCGCGGCCAAGATACGCATGGAAATTGCCGTAACCAACGATCAGAAGGACGAGATCGTGGACGTGATCTGGAAGGCCGCCAGGTCGGGCGGCGACCGAACAGGAGACGGCAAGATATTCGTCGTGCCCGTCGAAGAGAGCGTCCGCATCAGCAGCGGGGAACGCGGCGAGGACGCGGTGTAG
- a CDS encoding phytanoyl-CoA dioxygenase family protein — translation MLTEDHIHHFRVFGFIMLRQVLNVEETEELGRLADVIWTAELGHQPSEDEHVSIAPFLELHPAALPMIEDDRFYTPMVQLLGQDMIWSGSEGVQGTMTRRPFHHWHADRPGPQELGYLRIKVMMYLDPMRKDGGALRVIPGSHRSPFHEELTPFQQRHGLDDPAFFGSPGSEVPCHPLETDPGDAVVFNQSLYHAVYGKAGRRRYVALKYAARPTSDAHLASIKRFSPYTLEPHERIMRSESPRLRTMAEGIEDLRARAEAL, via the coding sequence ATGCTGACAGAAGACCATATCCATCATTTCAGGGTGTTCGGATTTATCATGCTCAGGCAGGTGTTGAATGTGGAGGAAACCGAAGAACTGGGACGCCTGGCGGACGTGATATGGACGGCGGAGCTGGGACATCAGCCCTCGGAGGACGAGCACGTGTCCATCGCGCCGTTCCTCGAGTTGCACCCGGCCGCCCTGCCGATGATCGAGGACGACCGATTCTATACGCCCATGGTGCAGCTGCTCGGCCAGGACATGATCTGGTCGGGGTCGGAAGGCGTACAGGGCACCATGACCCGGCGACCCTTTCACCACTGGCACGCGGACCGGCCCGGGCCGCAGGAACTCGGCTACCTGCGCATCAAGGTCATGATGTACCTGGATCCCATGCGGAAGGACGGGGGAGCGCTGCGCGTCATACCCGGATCGCACCGGTCTCCCTTCCACGAAGAACTTACCCCGTTCCAGCAGCGGCACGGACTCGACGATCCCGCCTTCTTCGGATCTCCGGGCAGCGAGGTCCCCTGTCACCCCCTCGAGACGGATCCCGGCGACGCGGTCGTATTCAACCAAAGTCTCTACCACGCCGTCTACGGCAAGGCCGGGCGGAGGCGCTATGTCGCCCTCAAGTACGCGGCCCGTCCCACTTCGGACGCCCACCTGGCGTCCATCAAGCGGTTCAGTCCCTACACCCTGGAGCCCCATGAGCGGATCATGCGGTCGGAAAGCCCGCGCCTGCGGACCATGGCAGAAGGAATTGAAGATCTCAGAGCGCGGGCCGAAGCGCTTTGA
- a CDS encoding extracellular solute-binding protein — protein MRRSHPRSRYGSVPGVRPPVKPRMTRRAFLQSSTAAGLGLAAGCNPAPAPGVIFKGWVYEPDLVRENLDYFERQTGIRVDYNAVSGNYHDKMVALHVGGAPMECCYVRDDDFAEWVEAGWLRPCDDLLAADPDMSATTADLFPYNLSSMTYGGKRYGLPYYTDFNIWIYNAPMLEAAGFDTPARTLDELTEQAIKVREARVRTPAGDVIEYPIMLNFRQSVLGFLDWWTLNYASEATLFDDDLNPTFPDDEDRRAETILQWLTDGIHRHRIISPSSLTAGQMRDHVASGRQVYGILNKYDLEYVNNRRNSAAADNKLKRRGSDAQHSKVYRMAPVPSISAEQNGTLGWTRMYCLTSRCREDRMQDAWALMKFLGAKDAEGEYYTARRWFRLRGLGFAYRSLLDDPDIVAQTEQWGEIDKVREQSRHVRPRENIKAPWFPDFKIYYQPEIQKVLLGQLTPRDGLARIAGRCRQLIAEWS, from the coding sequence ATGCGGAGATCCCATCCACGATCTCGATACGGATCTGTGCCCGGTGTGCGGCCGCCCGTGAAACCCCGGATGACGCGCCGCGCATTCCTCCAGTCGTCGACCGCCGCGGGCCTGGGCCTGGCGGCCGGCTGCAACCCGGCGCCGGCGCCCGGCGTCATCTTCAAAGGCTGGGTCTACGAACCCGACCTGGTCCGTGAGAACCTGGACTACTTCGAACGGCAGACCGGCATCCGGGTGGACTACAACGCGGTGTCGGGCAACTACCACGACAAGATGGTGGCGCTGCACGTGGGCGGCGCACCCATGGAATGCTGCTACGTACGCGACGACGACTTCGCCGAATGGGTCGAGGCCGGCTGGCTGCGTCCCTGCGACGACCTCCTTGCCGCGGATCCTGATATGTCGGCGACGACCGCGGATCTCTTCCCCTACAACCTCTCGTCCATGACCTACGGCGGCAAGCGCTACGGGCTGCCGTACTACACCGACTTCAACATCTGGATCTACAACGCGCCCATGCTCGAGGCGGCGGGGTTCGACACCCCGGCCCGCACGCTGGATGAACTGACCGAGCAGGCCATCAAGGTCCGGGAGGCGCGGGTCCGCACGCCGGCCGGGGACGTCATCGAGTACCCGATCATGCTGAACTTCCGGCAGAGCGTGCTCGGATTCCTCGACTGGTGGACGCTGAATTACGCCAGCGAGGCGACGCTGTTCGACGATGACCTCAACCCCACCTTTCCGGACGACGAGGACCGCCGGGCCGAGACCATCCTGCAGTGGCTCACCGATGGGATCCACCGTCACCGCATCATCTCCCCCTCGTCGCTCACCGCGGGGCAGATGCGCGATCACGTCGCCAGCGGCCGCCAGGTCTACGGCATCCTCAACAAGTACGACCTGGAGTACGTGAACAATCGCCGGAACTCGGCGGCCGCGGACAACAAGCTGAAGCGGCGGGGATCCGACGCGCAGCACTCGAAGGTGTACCGGATGGCGCCGGTGCCGTCGATCTCGGCGGAACAGAACGGCACCCTGGGCTGGACGCGCATGTACTGCCTGACCTCGAGATGCCGGGAAGACCGGATGCAGGACGCCTGGGCGCTGATGAAGTTCCTGGGCGCAAAGGACGCGGAAGGGGAGTACTACACGGCGCGGCGCTGGTTCCGCCTGCGGGGACTGGGGTTCGCCTACCGGTCGCTTCTGGACGATCCCGACATCGTCGCGCAGACGGAGCAGTGGGGTGAAATCGACAAGGTCCGGGAGCAGTCCCGCCACGTCCGGCCGCGGGAGAACATCAAGGCGCCGTGGTTCCCCGATTTCAAGATCTACTACCAGCCGGAGATCCAGAAGGTCCTCCTGGGACAGCTGACCCCCCGCGACGGTCTCGCCCGGATCGCGGGGCGCTGCCGCCAGCTGATCGCGGAATGGAGCTGA
- a CDS encoding sugar ABC transporter permease, which translates to MTVLRPSLLMTRTRDFLPLLLNLPAVILLLAFIAYPIGISFWMSLHRYNLRRPDQVYFHGLENYATILASPEFWNALWISLYFTFMAVLLVIATAMAIALLLHESFRGRGVVRALLLIPWAIPGVVNGLMWVGLLGDYGAFNAMLEDTVAAVNYLFGINIVYTGMASPFVALNAAIGAHVWRSVPFACIIFLAAIQAIPTEQYRAARVDGATSWNRFRFITLPWLYHAVLVVAIFETMNGFRAFDLIYALTGGGPGDATHVIAWQTYKEAFARLDFGGANAYSYLITLITMTLAIIYIRLLYRRGLVQG; encoded by the coding sequence ATGACCGTATTGAGACCCTCCCTTCTAATGACGAGGACGCGGGACTTCCTGCCCCTGCTGCTGAACCTGCCGGCGGTGATCCTGCTCCTCGCCTTCATCGCCTATCCCATCGGCATCTCCTTCTGGATGAGCCTGCACCGGTACAACCTGCGGCGGCCCGACCAGGTGTATTTCCACGGCCTGGAGAACTACGCGACCATCCTGGCGAGCCCCGAGTTCTGGAACGCGCTGTGGATCTCGCTGTACTTCACCTTCATGGCCGTCCTCCTGGTCATCGCGACCGCCATGGCCATCGCCCTGCTGCTCCACGAGTCCTTCCGCGGCCGCGGCGTCGTGCGCGCCTTGCTGCTCATACCCTGGGCCATACCCGGTGTGGTGAACGGTCTCATGTGGGTGGGTCTGCTCGGGGACTACGGCGCCTTCAACGCCATGCTGGAGGACACGGTCGCCGCCGTCAACTACCTGTTTGGTATAAACATTGTATATACGGGCATGGCGTCGCCCTTCGTGGCGCTGAACGCCGCCATCGGCGCCCACGTGTGGCGGAGCGTGCCCTTCGCCTGCATCATTTTCCTGGCGGCCATCCAGGCCATTCCGACGGAACAGTACCGGGCCGCCCGGGTGGACGGCGCCACGTCGTGGAACCGCTTCCGGTTCATCACGCTGCCCTGGCTTTACCACGCCGTGCTCGTCGTCGCCATCTTCGAGACCATGAACGGCTTCCGGGCCTTCGACCTGATCTATGCGCTCACGGGCGGCGGGCCCGGCGACGCGACCCACGTCATCGCCTGGCAGACCTACAAGGAGGCCTTCGCCCGGCTCGATTTCGGCGGGGCCAACGCCTATTCCTACCTCATCACGCTGATTACCATGACCCTGGCCATCATCTACATCCGGCTGCTGTACCGCCGCGGACTCGTCCAGGGATAG
- a CDS encoding carbohydrate ABC transporter permease → MWRRASLYIYALVAVIYLTLPFAWVAAVSFMPEREVTQQRWWPEEPTIGNYSLYFDVEGQSADVGAAIARQFPRAIVNSLIIGTAVMLLNLTCGSLAAYALSRLPFRGNLLLLLFYLGSRSVPGVAIMIPMYLLMRSYGLLDTHLSVILSHTTFTLPFTIWILKGYFQTVPLDLERAARVDGCTPLGALLRVFLPVTTPGLVAVGIFAFIASWGEFLFALLFTTTIASRPVTVLASDFAQELQVPFTVIAAGGVLVILLPLVLSFLFQRLIIQGIGGSVTG, encoded by the coding sequence ATGTGGCGACGCGCCTCGCTCTATATCTACGCTTTGGTGGCCGTGATCTACCTGACCCTGCCCTTCGCCTGGGTGGCGGCCGTCAGCTTCATGCCCGAACGGGAGGTGACGCAGCAGCGCTGGTGGCCCGAGGAGCCCACCATCGGGAACTACAGCCTCTATTTCGACGTGGAGGGACAGTCAGCGGACGTGGGCGCCGCCATCGCCCGGCAGTTTCCCCGGGCCATCGTCAACAGCCTGATCATCGGGACCGCGGTGATGCTCCTGAACCTGACCTGCGGTTCCCTGGCGGCCTACGCCCTGTCGCGCCTGCCGTTCCGGGGCAACCTGCTGCTCCTGCTGTTCTATCTGGGTTCGCGGAGCGTACCCGGCGTGGCCATCATGATCCCCATGTACCTGCTGATGCGGAGCTACGGACTCCTGGACACGCACCTGTCGGTGATCCTGTCCCACACGACCTTCACCCTGCCCTTCACCATCTGGATCCTGAAGGGCTATTTCCAGACCGTGCCTCTGGACCTGGAACGGGCCGCGCGGGTCGACGGCTGCACGCCGCTGGGCGCGCTGCTGCGGGTGTTCCTACCGGTAACGACCCCCGGGCTGGTCGCCGTGGGCATCTTCGCCTTCATTGCATCCTGGGGCGAGTTCCTCTTCGCCCTGCTCTTCACCACCACCATCGCCTCCCGGCCGGTGACGGTGCTGGCGTCGGATTTCGCCCAGGAACTGCAGGTGCCCTTCACCGTCATCGCCGCGGGCGGCGTGCTGGTCATCCTCCTGCCCCTGGTCCTGTCCTTCCTCTTCCAGCGGCTCATCATCCAGGGTATCGGCGGGTCGGTGACGGGGTAA
- a CDS encoding ABC transporter ATP-binding protein — MARVRLNNLTKHFGDVVAVDDVTLDIADREFLTLLGPSGCGKTTLLNMIAGLESPTAGEVWFDDRNVTAVPPERRDIAMVFQTYALYPHMSVFDNVAFGLKMRGVPAEDRKRLVLAASKTMEIEHLLDRKPRALSGGQRQRVALARAIVRDPGVFLLDEPLSNLDAQLRVVMRTELKRLHGELEMTFVYVTHDQAESLILSDRIVVMKDGQIQQIGTPESIYDSPANTFVAGFVGSPPINLLKGTLEQTAGGAWRVVGEGYTCGVAKSLVERMEPPEGREVYLGVRAEDIEVGEVTAAESTDEAPVAATAVVAASDSESDNPAANARASVVVREPMGSDLYLTVDVGGINVKVRTRPDVRFDRGDSVDLSFDTEKIHLFDGESGTSLTPVI; from the coding sequence TTGGCTCGAGTCCGGTTGAACAACCTTACGAAGCACTTCGGCGACGTGGTGGCCGTGGACGACGTGACGCTCGACATCGCCGACCGCGAGTTCCTGACGCTTCTGGGCCCCTCGGGCTGCGGCAAGACCACCCTGCTCAACATGATCGCCGGCCTGGAATCGCCCACGGCGGGCGAGGTGTGGTTCGACGACCGGAACGTGACGGCCGTGCCGCCCGAGCGGCGGGACATCGCAATGGTATTCCAGACCTACGCCCTCTATCCCCACATGAGCGTCTTCGACAACGTGGCCTTCGGTCTCAAGATGCGCGGCGTACCGGCGGAGGATCGAAAAAGACTCGTGCTGGCGGCGTCAAAGACCATGGAGATCGAACACCTGCTGGACCGCAAGCCCCGGGCGCTGAGCGGCGGGCAGCGGCAGCGGGTCGCCCTGGCCCGCGCCATCGTCCGCGATCCGGGCGTGTTCCTCCTCGACGAACCGCTGTCCAACCTGGACGCGCAGCTTCGCGTGGTGATGCGCACGGAACTGAAGCGCCTCCACGGCGAGCTCGAAATGACCTTCGTCTATGTCACCCACGACCAGGCCGAATCGCTCATCCTCTCCGACCGTATCGTGGTCATGAAGGATGGGCAGATCCAGCAGATCGGCACCCCCGAGTCCATCTACGACAGCCCCGCCAACACATTCGTGGCGGGTTTCGTGGGGAGCCCGCCCATCAACCTGCTCAAGGGTACGCTGGAGCAGACGGCCGGTGGCGCCTGGCGGGTGGTCGGCGAGGGGTACACCTGCGGCGTGGCTAAGTCATTGGTCGAGCGGATGGAACCGCCGGAAGGGCGGGAGGTTTACCTGGGCGTTCGGGCGGAGGATATCGAGGTGGGCGAGGTGACGGCTGCGGAATCGACCGATGAGGCGCCGGTTGCGGCGACTGCGGTAGTAGCGGCGTCTGATTCCGAGTCGGACAACCCCGCGGCGAATGCCCGGGCCTCCGTGGTCGTGCGCGAACCCATGGGCAGCGACCTTTACCTTACGGTTGACGTCGGAGGTATCAACGTCAAAGTGCGCACCCGGCCGGACGTTCGTTTCGACCGGGGCGACAGCGTGGACCTCTCTTTCGACACTGAGAAGATTCACCTGTTCGACGGGGAGAGCGGGACGTCGTTGACACCTGTTATTTAA